From a single Leopardus geoffroyi isolate Oge1 chromosome E1, O.geoffroyi_Oge1_pat1.0, whole genome shotgun sequence genomic region:
- the ZACN gene encoding zinc-activated ligand-gated ion channel, whose translation MALQLLLHVAFLRLSATAGPSVQGRDFRTPAVAWPSYFDLNWPQEVQETIQIPNNGSAPLLVDVRVFVSNVFNVDILRYTLSSMLLLRLSWLDTRLAWNASVRPRRAVTLPWDSLWTPGLTIQEALWVDWQGQSPRARVDPDGHVDLYLTLTTETNCDFELLHFPRDQSDCNLSFYALGNTALELEFRAHAVNEIVSVKREYVVRDLKTQVPPQQLVPCFQVTLRLQNTALKAIIALLVPGEALLLADMCGGLLPLQATERIAYKVTLLLGYLVFHSSLVQALPSSSSCNPLLIYYFTVLLLLLFASTMETVLLAALLARGDLRAKSGPSPTPRVEQHGHGDSEPNPEGAPRVKGSRRSRAEAADHVFFLVYVVGVVCSQFFFIGLWMWATCKSDPAPGKAVPHGGQPRL comes from the exons ATGGCCCTGCAGCTCCTGCTCCACGTGGCCTTCCTCAGGCTCAGCGCCACCGCCGGGCCCTCGGTCCAGGGGCGGGACTTTAGAACACCGGCAGTTG CCTGGCCATCCTACTTCGACCTCAACTGGCCCCAGGAGGTTCAGGAAACCATCCAGATTCCGAACAATGGGAGCGCGCCCCTGCTCGTGGACGTGCGGGTGTTTGTGTCCAACGTGTTTAACGTG GACATCCTGCGGTACACACTGTCCTCCATGCTGCTGCTTCGGCTG TCCTGGCTGGACACTCGCCTGGCCTGGAATGCGAGTGTGCGCCCACGGCGTGCAGTCACACTGCCCTGGGACTCACTCTGGACTCCAGGACTCACCATCCAGGAGGC GCTCTGGGTGGACTGGCAGGGTCAGAGCCCGAGGGCCCGAGTGGACCCCGACGGCCACGTTGACCTGTACTTGACCCTCACCACCGAGACCAACTGTGATTTTGAGCTCCTCCACTTCCCCAGGGACCAGAGCGACTGCAACCTCAGCTTCTACGCTCTCGGAAACACTG CCCTGGAGCTGGAGTTCCGGGCACACGCGGTGAACGAGATTGTGAGCGTCAAGAGGGAATACGTAGTTCGGGATCTGAAAACCCAAGTCCCACCCCAGCAGCTGGTGCCCTGCTTCCAGGTGACG CTGCGCCTGCAGAACACAGCGCTGAAGGCCATCATAGCTCTGCTGGTACCCGGGGAGGCCCTGCTGTTGGCTGACATGTGCGGGGGGCTACTGCCCCTCCAGGCCACCGAGCGCATTGCCTACAAGGTGACCCTGCTGCTGGGCTACCTGGTCTTCCACTCCTCCCTGGTGCAGGCCctgcccagctcctcctcctgcaACCCACTGCTCA TTTACTACTTcactgtgctgctgctgctgctctttgCCAGCACCATGGAGACCGTGCTGCTGGCCGCGCTGCTGGCCCGGGGCGACCTCAGGGCCAAGAGCGGCCCCAGCCCAACCCCTAGAGTGGAGCAGCACGGTCACGGGGACTCAGAGCCAAATCCTGAAG GAGCCCCCAGAGTGAAGGGGTCGAGAAGGAGCCGGGCCGAGGCTGCCGACCACGTCTTCTTCCTGGTGTATGTGGTGGGTGTAGTGTGCAGCCAGTTTTTCTTCATCGGGCTCTGGATGTGGGCGACGTGCAAGTCTGACCCAGCTCCCGGCAAGGCCGTGCCCCATGGCGGGCAGCCCAGGCtgtga
- the GALR2 gene encoding galanin receptor type 2: MNGSGGPRAEDASEANGRDSWQPEAVIVPMLFVLIFLVGTVGNALVLAVLLRGGQAVSTTNLFILNLGVADLCFIVCCVPFQATIYTLDGWVFGSLLCKAVHFLIFLTMYASSFTLAAVSLDRYLAIRYPLHSRELRTPRNALAAIGLIWGLSLLFSGPYLSYYRQSRLANLTVCHPAWSAPRRRAMDLCTFVFSYLLPVLVLGLTYARTLRYLWRTVDPVAAGSSARRAKRKVTRMIIIVAVLFCLCWMPHHALILCVWFGRFPLTPATYALRILSHLVSYANSCVNPIVYALVSKHFRKGFRKICAGLLRRAPRRASGRVCIAAQGTHRSSVLERESTDGTHVSEAAGPSAPVLAPLSSPPALNLVPGPSWRDQNAPNGIPAVNAT; this comes from the exons ATGAATGGCTCTGGTGGCCCGCGGGCCGAGGACGCCAGTGAGGCGAATGGCAGGGACAGCTGGCAGCCCGAGGCGGTTATCGTGCCCATGTTGTTCGTGCTCATCTTCTTGGTGGGCACCGTGGGCAACGCGCTGGTGCTGGCCGTGCTGCTGCGCGGCGGCCAGGCGGTCAGCACCACCAACCTGTTCATCCTCAACCTGGGCGTGGCCGACCTGTGCTTCATCGTGTGCTGCGTGCCTTTCCAGGCCACCATCTACACCCTGGACGGCTGGGTGTTCGGCTCGCTGCTCTGCAAGGCCGTGCATTTCCTCATCTTCCTCACCATGTACGCCAGCAGCTTCACGCTGGCCGCTGTCTCCCTGGACAG GTATCTGGCCATCCGCTACCCGCTGCACTCCCGAGAGCTGCGCACGCCTCGCAACGCGCTGGCTGCCATCGGGCTCATCTGGGGGCTGTCGCTGCTCTTCTCCGGGCCCTACCTGAGTTACTACCGCCAGTCGAGGTTGGCCAACCTGACTGTGTGCCACCCGGCGTGGAGCGCGCCTCGTCGCCGCGCCATGGACCTCTGCACCTTTGTCTTCAGCTACCTGCTTCCCGTGCTGGTGCTCGGCCTGACCTACGCGCGCACCCTGCGCTACCTGTGGCGAACGGTCGACCCGGTGGCCGCCGGTTCGAGCGCCCGGCGCGCCAAGCGCAAGGTGACGCGCATGATCATCATCGTGGCTGTGCTCTTCTGCCTCTGTTGGATGCCTCACCACGCGCTCATCCTCTGCGTGTGGTTCGGCCGCTTCCCGCTTACACCTGCCACGTACGCGCTGCGCATCCTCTCGCACCTGGTCTCCTATGCCAACTCCTGTGTCAACCCCATCGTCTACGCGCTCGTCTCCAAGCACTTCCGCAAGGGCTTCCGCAAGATCTGCGCAGGTCTGCTGCGCCGTGCCCCACGTAGAGCCTCAGGCCGCGTGTGCATCGCCGCACAGGGGACCCACCGCAGCAGCGTCCTAGAGCGTGAGTCCACCGACGGGACGCACGTGAGCGAGGCTGCCGGGCCCTCCGCCCCTGTGCTGGCACCTCTCAGCAGTCCCCCGGCCTTGAACCTGGTACCCGGGCCATCCTGGCGGGACCAAAATGCCCCCAACGGCATCCCGGCAGTGAATGCGACCTGA